TTCGATGATCTAGATAGCCTCCTAGCAGGCATCGCCATGGCCCCGGCTCCTGCCGAATTCAAACCTGACCGCAAACCCCTGCGCGAAGACGACTACGCCCATTGGCAGGCCGAAGTAAACCGCGAGCGTGTTTTCGATTATTACGCCAAGCAGGCCGTGCAGTTCATGGGCAAACCGCTGCCAGATCTCCTGCCCGGCTTCCCTGGCCTGGATGGCGGCCAGCAGGGCCACTGGGGGAATCAAAACGATGCCGTCACCTGGAAGGATGGCCGCTTTGCCACCTCAGATCTGGGCTCCGTCTTCAGCACCGTTTTCAAGGGCGCGGGTGTCACCGTGAACAAAGGCGTCTGCGTGCGGCTGGGAGACAAATCGGCGGTCTTTGATCCAGAAACGCTCTCATTCCCCGTGGTCTGGAGCGGGGGTTTCATCAAGCTCAGTGATGCCCGCCATGGCTTCATGGGCGGCGGTGTGATGGATGGGAAAGCAATCACCAAAAATGCCGAGCGCTCCAAACCCGCCAACCAAAAGTATCGCGGATTTTATCGCCATGGCCCGCAGGTGGTTTTTGTGGCGGAACAAACAGGCGACAAGAAGAAGTCCTATTTCACCCTGGGCCAGGAAGGCGTGGGCCAACCTAACGACAAGCTGGTTCAGAATTGTCTGAAGGGCGGTCCAGCCCAGTGGCCGCAATGGATCGAAACCAAGGGCGTCATCGGTCAAGGTGAACCCTTCACCACGGACACTCTCACAATCCCTTTTGATAATCCCTATGGCACCCTCTTCTTCATCAGTGGCCATGACTTTTTCAAAGACGGCACAGCAGCGATCAGTACGATGACGGGTGAGGTCTGGCTGGTGCGCGGCATTGATGAGAAGCTGGAAAAGCTGCGCTGGAAACGCTACGCCACCGGCCTGCACCAGCCCCTGGGAGTGAAGATCGTCAATGACAAACTTTATGTGTTAGGCCGTGACCAGATCACCCGCCTGCATGACCTCAATGGCGATGATGAGGCCGATTTTTATGAGTGCATGACGAATGCCCAGGAGACTTCTCCCGGCGGTCATGATTACATCACCGGGCTGGAAACCGATGCCGAAGGTCGTTTCATCACCGCCTCGGGCAATCAGGGCATCATTCGCATGGCCGATGCGGAGGTGAACGTGCTGGCGACGGGCTTCCGCAACCCCAATGGCATCGGACTTTCAACCGATGGTCGTTTCATCACCACCAGTGTGCAGGAGGGGGACTGGACTCCCGCTTCTTCCATCTGCCAGGTGGAGTTGGGCAAGAATGAAGGTGCCCATTTCGGCGCTGGAGGGCCTAAAAATGGCCAGCCTCCGGAGCCGCCTTTGATGTATCTGCCGCGTGGGGAGGACAACTCCTCCGGCGGCCAGTGTTTCATCACGGGGCAGCCTTGGTCGGCGCTCAAGGGAGAAGGCAACTTTGCCCACTTTTCCCCGGGCACAGGCACCGGCTGGCTGGTCATGCGCCAGCAGGTTCAGGGCCGCTGGCAGGGGGCTGCCGTCCGCATCGCCGGCAGCTTTGATTCCGGCTCCCAGACCGGGCGTTTCCGTTCCCAGGACGGCCAGCTTTACGTCACGGGCATGCAGGGCTGGGGTAGCTACACACCGAAGGACGGTTGTTTCCAAAGAGTACGTTATACCGGTGGCAAGGTTGCGGTGCCGATTGGCTTTGAAGCCCGCGACAATGGGGTGCTGATTCGCTTTGACCGGGCGGTGGATGCCACCGCCGCAGCGAAGGCCAGCAATCACTTTGCTCAATGCTGGAACTACAATTACAGCGCCGCTTATGGCTCGCCCGAGATGTCCGTTCGTTATGCCGACACGGTGGGGCATGATCCCCTGGAAGTGCGCAGCGCCCAGGTGCTGGAAGGCGGCAAGACCTTGTTCCTTGAGATCCCCCAGCTCGTCCCCGCCAGCATGGTACATCTGCGCGTCGGCGTTAGTGGCGAACGTGCTCACGATGTCTTCCTCACTGCCCATGCCCTGGCCCCCGCCTTCACTAATTTTTCGGGCTATCAAAAGATCGCCAAGACCTGGACAACTCCGGTGAAAGGCACTGCGAAAACCAAAGCCAAACTCAACCCCTGGGCCAAAGGCGAACCGGGCCGCGAAATCATCGTGGATGCCGCTCTAGGTCTGCAATACGTGCAAAAGCAGCTCACCGCCAAAGCCGGTGAAAAGCTCACCCTCACCTTCAAAAATCCCGATGTGGTTCCGCACAACTGGTTGCTCGCCAAACCTGGCTCTTTGCAAAAGCTGGGCGATCAGGTGAACCTCATGATCACCGACCCCAAGGGCCTCGCCAAACACTACGTGCCCGACTCTCAGGACGTCCTCGTCTATACCGACATGACGAACCCGAAAGAGCAGTTCACCATCCATTTCGAAGCCCCCAAAGAAAAAGGCGATTACCCCTACCTCTGCACCTTCCCCGGCCACTGGATGGTCATGAACGGCGTGCTGAAGGTGGAGTGAGACGCCTCCATTTTATTCTCGCAGATAAGCCAAGGCTTCTACGCATGGATAGCGGGCCGCTTTGACCAGTGCACGGCGCAATAGCAACCGGTCGCTACCATTGAGATCAAGCAATTGAAGCGTTGCCTCGCCAATTTCGGTGAGCGGGATGATTTGTGCCCCATTCAAACGAAAATGCTCGGACCAATGGTCCTGCCGTGGATGATACAGACGCACTAGCTGACGTGGACGACCGCAAACGCTCCAACATCTGTACCCTTGGCAACATTACAGCGAAGACAGGCGAGTGAGAGATTCGACGCAGTGGAGGGACCTCGGTGTTTTCCACTGATGATATGGTCTAACTGAAAGGAAAAATGAGCGTCGTCTTGATGGATCAGACAGTATTCGCAAAGTCCAGAAGCACGCTCTACGACAAGACGACGCAGCCGGGCCGAGATGTCATGGCTCATGAAACGGAGAGACGACCACGAACTTTCGCACGTGCTTTGGCCAGGCTCATGACATGATCAAGTTGCACAAACGTTTGAAGTTCGTCGCGCTCTTTCGGGCGAAGAGTGCCCTCCTTTTGTTTAGCCAGCAGGATAGCGACGCGCTTTTCAGATGCGGCAGAGGGGCGGAAGGCATTCAGCTTATCCGCACCTACAGCCTCAGCGATGAATTTCACGATTTCCTCAAACGGCTTCATTGTTGAATTTAAGTGGCTCGCAGCGTTTTTCCACCAGATATCCATGCAGGATTTGACCTGACACTTGGGTCCCCCTCACTCCCACTGGCTGCCCTTGCTGCCCACGTAGGTCATGCTGAGGCCGATGACGACGTGGGCGAGGAGCACGAAAGCGGCGAGTTCAGGGGAGACGAGGGAGGTATCGGTGACCTTTTTCACCGCGTCGTAAAAGGCGGTGTCGCTCATGCTGCGCAGGCTGCCGGACCAAGCCCAGAAAGCAGCGATGAAGGGGTTTACAGCCCCCTCCAGCCAATCGGGCAGCGTCAACACCGCCCCGGAAAGGGGCAGTTGGAAACCGACGAGATAGATGCTGAGGATGGTGGCCTTTTCTGGAGTCCGGCTCAGGGCACTGATGCCCAGGCAGATGCTCGTCATCGCCGCAGATGCCAGCACCAGGAGCATGAGCTTCACCATCAGATCTCCGGGCAGCCCGCCTACCACCATGTCCACAAACACCCCCATCCACACACTCTGCGCGAGGACAAAGACGCCGAGGAAAAGCACCTTGCTGATGAGGTAGGCCAGGGTGCTGAGGCCGCCTAACTTCTCGCGTTCCAAAATGAGCCGTTCACCCGCAATTTCTCGCGCGGCATTGTTGCTAGCCATGAGCGTGACCAGTACGACCTGCAGCATGATGAGCCCGCTAACGATGCCGCCGGCCTGCAATTGATCGAACTGATGCTGCGCCTGCCGCTGCATCTCATAGACGATGTCTGTCTCCTGGCGCTGGTTGAGCTGCTTCAGCGGCTTGATACCATCCAGCGCAAAGATGACCACCAGCAGCGGAAAGCCGATGAGCATGGCCAGATGCAGGCCCACTTGACCCCGGTCGCGGCGAAAGATGGTCCAGCGCCGATGCAGCAGGGTGAAGACCTGGCTCATCATGCTGGGCAGCTCTTCCGGTGCCAGAGGGTGCGGGGCATCGGGGTCGGTCTCTGCCTGCGCAGCCTCTTCAGCCGCCGGTTTTGACTCAAACAGCATCGCCTCGTAGTAGCTGCGCTTCTTGGTCCAGGACTCGTGCCATTCCTGAGCATCCCGCTGCGTGAGGCGAAGATAGACCTCTTCGGCATGCTCGACAGTGAAGTAGTGTGTCAGCAGCTTGGGAGCTCCGTGATATACCAACCGTCCCTGATACATGACGAGCACGCTGTCGAAGGCCTCCAGACTGGCGAGACTGTGGGTGACATTGATGACCACCCGGCGCTTGTTTTCCCGGGCCAGCACCCGCAGCAGTTCGGTGATCTCCGTCTCGGACTTCGGGTCCAGGCCACTGGTCACTTCATCACACAGCAGCAGGCAGGGATTGGTCACTAATTCCAGTGCCAATCCGAGTCGGCGCTTTTGCCCGCCCGACAGCACCTTCACTCGGCGCTCGGCCAGATCAGCCAGACCGGTGACGTTGAGGATGTGGTCCAGCTTGGGTTCGAAGTCGTCGGTGCCAGGCAGTTGCGTGCGCAGGGCCATGCTGCTGGCGATGCATTCCTCCACAGTCAGCAAATCATGCGCCACGCTGAACTGGGGCACGTAGCCCAGCTCGCCGGGGTGCAGATCCTCCTCTTCCTTCAGATCGCGATCCTCCCACTTGAGGTCCCCTTCCGTCTGTTCCTGGATGCCCGCGATGACTTTCAGCAGCGTGGTCTTGCCGCAGCCCGAAGGGCCCACGATGGCCATCAGATGGCCCTGGGGGACGCGCAGGCTCACTTCCCGCAGCAGGTGCACACTCTCCTGCTCCGAGCCGGGAGGCGCGTCCACTTCAAGACCGACATTGAAAGCTTCGAGCATAAACGGTTGTTATACCGTTAAAGCGGATCGGCATGGCAAGATAAAGCGCAGTGCCCTACGCATTTTTTTGCGTTCTTTGTTCGCCTTGCCAGTTATGCTGGACCTATGAGCACCCGTTCCCGTCGTCGTTCCGGCAAAAGTCCGCGCTGGCTGCTGGCCCTGGCCGCCGTGGCCATCGCCGTCATCGTCCTGGTGCTGCTGATGCCCATGCTAGTGATGAACTGGGTGCGCGGTTACCTGCAGGAGGAGGCCTTTCGCGGCCAGATGGAGCAACTTTTCGGCACTCAGATGCAGGGGCAGGCCACCCTCGCCCCGCTGCGCTGGACTGGTGATGAGGTGACCAGTGCCGAAGCAGCCGCCAGCACCGCCAATGGCTGGCAGGCACGGCTGGACGGCCTGCACCTGACGCTTGACTGGAATGCCTTCCGCCAGGGCCGATGGCGCACCGTCGGCGCAGGAGTGGACAGCATCACCCTGGAACGCACGGCCCAGCCCATCCCACCCCTGGCCGACTCTCAAGAAGCGACGCCGCCAACGCCCCTCTCCGCAGGTCCTGCCATTCCCACTTGGCTGCGCCGCTACCTGCCGGACAAAACGGAGGTGGACGGTCTGCAAGTCGCGCGTTTTTCCTGCCTGCACCCCGGGCCGTGGAATCTGAAGGACAGCCGCGTGCGCATCGCCACTTGGCAACAGGGAGAAACCTCCCTCCAGGCGGTGGTGGAGGGAGGCTTCGTCGAAACCCCCATCCTGCTGCCTGCCCAACTGGTGCCGATGACGCTGAACCTGACGCGTGCCTCCGTCCGTCTCAGCCGCGAGGACCTGCACCTGAAAGAAGCCACCCTGAAGTGGCTAGATGCGGGCGAAATCACCGCCCGTGGTCATCTGCAGCCCCGGCAGGGCACCTGGGAGCTGTCCACCCATCTCCAGGGCATCCCATTGAACGAATGCCTAAATGAGGACTGGCGCGTCCGCCTCAGCGGCCGTCTGGAGGGGGATCTTACCGCCACCGGCAGCCGCACCGCTGCGCCATTGGTCAAGGGCCGTCTGCATCTGCGCGACGGGGTGCTGACCGCCCTGCCCGTGCTCGACCAGCTCGCCAGCTACACGGGGGTGGAGCGCTTCAAACGCCTGGTGCTGGATGTCGCCAGTTCCGACATCACCGTCGAAGGCGAACGCCGCATCTTTGAAAAGATCATCGTCCAGTCCAATGGACTGCTGCACCTGGACGGCCGCCTGACCGTGCAGGGCGGGCAAATCGAGGGTAACTTCTTGTTAGGCGTGACCCCGGAAACCCTCAAGTGGATCCCCGGTGCCCAGCAGCATGTTTTCACCGCCACCCACCCCACCGGCCCGGCGGGCATGCTGTGGACGACCCTGCGCATCACTGGCACGATGCAGGCCCCACGTGAGGACCTGAGCGCACGCCTGGCAGCAGGCGCGGGCAAGGTGCTGCTGGATGCCCCCGGCCAGGTCGTCAACCAAGGCAGCCAACTGCTACTGACACCCGTGCTGGGCAAGGATGCCGGGGCACTGCCCAACGAAGTGATCCGCGGGGCCACCGACGCGACCGGCAAGGCCGTGGAAACCGGGGTCAAGCTGCTGGAGGGAATCGGCGGCGGACTGCTGGGCAAGTAAGCCGACCTCAGAGGGCTGGCAGCCATGTCTCCATCGCCTGGCTGGCCGCCCCGAGCGCACCGGCATCATCCCCCAGGCGTGAGCACACCAGCTTCAGCGGCACATCTCGCAAAGCCGGGGCCACATGGAGCGACGCCTCCATCACCGCTTCGCAAAAGCGGTCACCCAGGGCCGTCATCGGGCCATGCAGCAGGCAGATCTTGGGATCCAGCAGCAGTTGCACACAGCCCAGCACCCGGGCGTAGTCTGCCACCACCACATCCCATTGGGTGCTTGGGTCGTGGGCCAGGCTGGCCATGGCCGTGTGCAAGTCTTCAGGCACCGGGGCCGTTTCTCCCAGTCCCGCCAGCCGCCGGTAGCTCATCGGCGCACTCAGCCAGTGGTGCAGCTCCCGGCGGGGACCTTCCCCTCCGAGGGGCCAGGGCCATAAGCCGATCTCCCCGGAGGCATGGTGAGCCCCTTGCACTAGCTCCCCGGCCTGCACGCTGGCGATGGCAAAGCCGCTGCGCGGCCCCACAATGACATAGTCTGTCTCGTCCCGATGTTCGCCAAACCACCGTTCGGCCAGGGCAATGGAGCGCAGGTTGTTTTCCACATGGACGGGCACCTTGAACCGGTCCTCCAGCAGACGCTTCAGCGGCACATTTTCCCAGCCACGCACAAAGGCATAGCGGAGGGAGATGCCCTCGGCTGAATTCACCAAGCCTGGAGCCCCGACGCCAATGCCCAGCAAAGGCGTGGACTGCTGCCGCTGCAACTCGCCCAA
This is a stretch of genomic DNA from Prosthecobacter algae. It encodes these proteins:
- a CDS encoding plastocyanin/azurin family copper-binding protein translates to MFFRIFLLLTCLINLGHAAPLFDRSNLAAWCIVPFDAGKRGPEARAAMLEKMGVKKFVYDYRAEHIPQWDEELTALKMHNVELFGWWFPTSYNEEAKKTLELFKRHGVKPQLWVNGNGGPIEVKDAADQQARIAREVARLKPICEAAAPLGCQVALYNHGNWYGEPENAIAIVEALKAQGLSNAGMVYNLHHGHGHLDRLEKVLPQMLPHLLCLNLNGMDVAGDAKGRKILPLGIGTEDVRVLKIIAASGYKGVIGILNHTNEDAEGRLLDNLDGLAWLLPQIEGKAAGEKPKYRTWKMTAAKAPEIQTKFVMMGQSVPSLSPEFGQALKGSLRIEGQEAYRTLPLSIECRAKLNSAKSFNILVASDPKSSATHWEIYSYKDSGVFSLYLPGRGGEYQTKVNICDGQWHDLIASIGTDKVMLYVDGKLVLEKDVPPLQGSSKPGDLSFGDLVEGGVGCAGVLDDARLSRGPMKPRKGDHPRQRMDNTLGLWSFDDLDSLLAGIAMAPAPAEFKPDRKPLREDDYAHWQAEVNRERVFDYYAKQAVQFMGKPLPDLLPGFPGLDGGQQGHWGNQNDAVTWKDGRFATSDLGSVFSTVFKGAGVTVNKGVCVRLGDKSAVFDPETLSFPVVWSGGFIKLSDARHGFMGGGVMDGKAITKNAERSKPANQKYRGFYRHGPQVVFVAEQTGDKKKSYFTLGQEGVGQPNDKLVQNCLKGGPAQWPQWIETKGVIGQGEPFTTDTLTIPFDNPYGTLFFISGHDFFKDGTAAISTMTGEVWLVRGIDEKLEKLRWKRYATGLHQPLGVKIVNDKLYVLGRDQITRLHDLNGDDEADFYECMTNAQETSPGGHDYITGLETDAEGRFITASGNQGIIRMADAEVNVLATGFRNPNGIGLSTDGRFITTSVQEGDWTPASSICQVELGKNEGAHFGAGGPKNGQPPEPPLMYLPRGEDNSSGGQCFITGQPWSALKGEGNFAHFSPGTGTGWLVMRQQVQGRWQGAAVRIAGSFDSGSQTGRFRSQDGQLYVTGMQGWGSYTPKDGCFQRVRYTGGKVAVPIGFEARDNGVLIRFDRAVDATAAAKASNHFAQCWNYNYSAAYGSPEMSVRYADTVGHDPLEVRSAQVLEGGKTLFLEIPQLVPASMVHLRVGVSGERAHDVFLTAHALAPAFTNFSGYQKIAKTWTTPVKGTAKTKAKLNPWAKGEPGREIIVDAALGLQYVQKQLTAKAGEKLTLTFKNPDVVPHNWLLAKPGSLQKLGDQVNLMITDPKGLAKHYVPDSQDVLVYTDMTNPKEQFTIHFEAPKEKGDYPYLCTFPGHWMVMNGVLKVE
- a CDS encoding HNH endonuclease signature motif containing protein; the protein is MSHDISARLRRLVVERASGLCEYCLIHQDDAHFSFQLDHIISGKHRGPSTASNLSLACLRCNVAKGTDVGAFAVVHVS
- a CDS encoding ATP-binding cassette domain-containing protein, encoding MLEAFNVGLEVDAPPGSEQESVHLLREVSLRVPQGHLMAIVGPSGCGKTTLLKVIAGIQEQTEGDLKWEDRDLKEEEDLHPGELGYVPQFSVAHDLLTVEECIASSMALRTQLPGTDDFEPKLDHILNVTGLADLAERRVKVLSGGQKRRLGLALELVTNPCLLLCDEVTSGLDPKSETEITELLRVLARENKRRVVINVTHSLASLEAFDSVLVMYQGRLVYHGAPKLLTHYFTVEHAEEVYLRLTQRDAQEWHESWTKKRSYYEAMLFESKPAAEEAAQAETDPDAPHPLAPEELPSMMSQVFTLLHRRWTIFRRDRGQVGLHLAMLIGFPLLVVIFALDGIKPLKQLNQRQETDIVYEMQRQAQHQFDQLQAGGIVSGLIMLQVVLVTLMASNNAAREIAGERLILEREKLGGLSTLAYLISKVLFLGVFVLAQSVWMGVFVDMVVGGLPGDLMVKLMLLVLASAAMTSICLGISALSRTPEKATILSIYLVGFQLPLSGAVLTLPDWLEGAVNPFIAAFWAWSGSLRSMSDTAFYDAVKKVTDTSLVSPELAAFVLLAHVVIGLSMTYVGSKGSQWE
- a CDS encoding ROK family protein; translated protein: MRQKTSDLRQLFASTVLSVRRGSATSRTTLARTLGLSASTVGLYVDQLISTGHLSESGLEHGSMGRPKRRLMVRRDTGWFAGVEFNANRVQVTGLDFSGQILLGERVHLQANPSAAEVEAIILLALGELQRQQSTPLLGIGVGAPGLVNSAEGISLRYAFVRGWENVPLKRLLEDRFKVPVHVENNLRSIALAERWFGEHRDETDYVIVGPRSGFAIASVQAGELVQGAHHASGEIGLWPWPLGGEGPRRELHHWLSAPMSYRRLAGLGETAPVPEDLHTAMASLAHDPSTQWDVVVADYARVLGCVQLLLDPKICLLHGPMTALGDRFCEAVMEASLHVAPALRDVPLKLVCSRLGDDAGALGAASQAMETWLPAL